A genomic segment from Thermodesulfobacteriota bacterium encodes:
- the fba gene encoding class II fructose-1,6-bisphosphate aldolase: MPLVPAKNILLKAYREGYAIGAFNFVNMEMLQAILQTANNLRAPVIIQASEGAISYAGLSTIVSMARTLAGEVDIPVALHLDHGHKLETIRACIQAGFTSVMIDASHLPYAENAALTRQVVEIARQSGVSVEAELGRLMGVEDTVSVAERDAVLVDPEEAGRFVRETDIDSLAPAVGTSHGAFKYKGAARLDLERLKKVKEKTGIPLVLHGASSIPADLLQEAIGSGIPIGEAKGVPLEEVQKAIKVGVAKVNIDTDLRLGFVSAMRRILAEKPETFDLRKILGPAREKVAQIIADRIQALGCADRV; encoded by the coding sequence ATGCCGCTTGTACCTGCCAAAAACATATTGCTTAAGGCTTACCGGGAAGGCTACGCCATAGGGGCCTTTAATTTTGTTAATATGGAAATGTTACAGGCCATTTTACAGACGGCCAATAACCTGCGCGCCCCGGTCATTATCCAGGCTTCAGAAGGAGCCATCAGTTATGCCGGACTATCGACCATCGTATCCATGGCCAGGACACTGGCCGGAGAGGTAGATATCCCCGTAGCCCTGCATCTGGATCATGGGCACAAGCTGGAAACGATCAGGGCCTGTATTCAGGCCGGATTTACCTCGGTCATGATCGACGCCTCTCACCTGCCTTATGCCGAAAACGCAGCCCTGACCCGACAGGTGGTGGAAATAGCCCGCCAGTCCGGGGTCTCGGTAGAAGCCGAACTGGGCCGCCTCATGGGTGTAGAGGATACCGTGTCTGTGGCGGAAAGAGACGCCGTACTCGTCGATCCTGAAGAGGCCGGCCGTTTCGTGCGGGAGACAGATATTGACTCTCTGGCTCCGGCCGTAGGGACATCGCACGGGGCCTTCAAGTATAAAGGCGCTGCCCGCCTCGACCTGGAACGACTAAAAAAGGTTAAAGAAAAGACGGGGATACCCCTCGTCCTGCACGGCGCGTCTTCTATTCCGGCTGACCTTCTTCAAGAGGCCATTGGTTCCGGCATTCCGATTGGGGAGGCCAAAGGCGTGCCCCTGGAAGAAGTGCAAAAGGCTATCAAGGTGGGTGTAGCCAAGGTCAACATCGATACGGACCTCCGTCTTGGTTTCGTCAGCGCCATGCGCCGCATCCTGGCGGAAAAGCCGGAGACCTTCGACCTGAGAAAAATCCTGGGGCCGGCCCGGGAAAAAGTAGCACAAATCATTGCAGACAGGATACAGGCCCTGGGCTGTGCCGACAGGGTCTGA
- the fbp gene encoding class 1 fructose-bisphosphatase — protein sequence MPSLLGTTVIEHLLTTQKAHPEATGAFTRLLSELIVAAKIISREVNKAGLVDILGYAGRENIQGEQVQKLDEFAHRTIVERMAHTGELCAMASEEDPDIIPVPERFTKGNYVLIFDPLDGSSNIDVNVSIGTIFSIYRRVTPMPADPTLEDILQKGSKQVAAGYFVYGSSSMMVYTSGSGVHGFTLLPSIGEFLLSHENIKIPERGRAFSVNEGNYSYWADEVKKLVSYFKTPDRETKRPYTGRYIGSLVADFHRNLLHGGIFMYPPDKKDPKKPLGKLRLMCECNPLSFVVEQAGGYASTGFQGILDLEPKELHQRVPLYIGSKEDVLIAEQFIKGERIS from the coding sequence ATGCCGTCTCTATTAGGAACAACGGTCATAGAACACCTGCTGACCACCCAGAAGGCCCACCCCGAGGCTACCGGTGCATTCACGCGGTTGTTATCCGAACTCATTGTGGCCGCCAAAATCATCTCTCGCGAGGTAAACAAGGCCGGCCTGGTGGACATACTGGGTTATGCCGGACGAGAAAACATCCAGGGAGAGCAGGTACAGAAGCTGGATGAATTCGCCCATAGGACCATCGTTGAGCGTATGGCCCACACCGGAGAATTGTGCGCTATGGCCTCAGAAGAAGACCCGGATATAATACCCGTCCCTGAGAGATTTACCAAAGGCAATTATGTCCTGATCTTCGACCCCTTGGACGGTTCATCCAATATCGACGTAAACGTCAGCATCGGCACTATCTTCTCCATTTACCGCCGCGTAACCCCGATGCCTGCCGACCCAACCCTGGAAGATATCCTCCAGAAAGGAAGCAAACAGGTCGCAGCCGGCTACTTTGTCTATGGCTCCAGCAGCATGATGGTCTATACGTCAGGCAGCGGCGTACACGGATTTACACTCCTTCCGAGCATAGGCGAGTTCTTGTTATCCCATGAGAATATCAAGATACCGGAGCGGGGAAGGGCCTTTAGCGTTAACGAAGGCAACTATAGCTATTGGGCGGATGAAGTTAAAAAACTTGTGAGCTATTTTAAAACGCCGGATAGGGAAACAAAAAGGCCGTACACGGGGCGCTATATTGGTTCTCTGGTGGCGGATTTCCATCGCAATCTCCTGCATGGCGGTATATTTATGTACCCTCCGGACAAAAAAGACCCCAAAAAGCCCCTTGGCAAACTGCGCCTCATGTGTGAGTGCAACCCGCTGTCCTTTGTCGTGGAGCAGGCCGGCGGCTATGCCAGCACCGGCTTCCAGGGCATACTTGATCTCGAGCCCAAGGAATTGCATCAGCGTGTGCCGCTTTACATAGGAAGCAAAGAAGATGTACTTATTGCCGAACAGTTCATAAAAGGAGAAAGGATATCCTGA
- the tsaD gene encoding tRNA (adenosine(37)-N6)-threonylcarbamoyltransferase complex transferase subunit TsaD codes for MLILGIESSCDETAAAVVRDGKIILSSVVASQVDVHRRYGGVVPELASRKHIEAIYPVVEEALERAGVSLNGIDAIAATQGPGLVGSLLIGLSFAKALSYARGLPLIGVSHIEGHLLSIYLEEDTPSFPYVALMASGGHTALYYVSDFTDYRLLGQTRDDAAGEAFDKVAKLLGLGYPGGEVISRLAEQGNPKKINLPRAIISKDSFDFSFSGLKTAVANYIRCCRENRIPAPYEDTAAAFQEAVVDVLTDKTMKAALQYKVKNIVAAGGVASNRRLREALGAAAKKAGVKVFIPEPSLCTDNAAMIAVAGYHRFRKGEVSGLTLDAYSKNRP; via the coding sequence GTGCTTATCCTGGGTATCGAAAGCTCCTGTGATGAGACAGCCGCGGCTGTCGTCCGGGACGGAAAGATCATATTATCCAGTGTGGTGGCCTCCCAGGTGGATGTGCATCGCCGTTACGGCGGCGTCGTACCGGAACTGGCCTCCCGCAAACACATCGAAGCCATCTATCCTGTTGTGGAAGAGGCCCTGGAACGGGCCGGGGTATCTTTAAATGGCATTGACGCCATAGCCGCCACCCAGGGGCCGGGGCTAGTAGGGTCACTACTGATCGGCCTCTCCTTTGCCAAGGCCCTTTCTTATGCGCGGGGACTCCCCCTTATTGGCGTGAGCCACATCGAAGGACACCTTTTATCTATTTATCTGGAAGAAGATACCCCTTCCTTCCCCTATGTCGCCCTTATGGCCTCAGGCGGGCATACCGCCCTGTACTACGTCTCTGACTTTACAGATTATCGCCTCCTGGGCCAGACGCGGGATGACGCCGCCGGCGAGGCCTTCGATAAGGTGGCAAAACTGCTGGGGCTTGGCTATCCCGGGGGAGAGGTAATCAGCCGGCTGGCCGAACAAGGGAACCCTAAAAAAATCAATCTCCCCCGGGCCATTATCAGTAAGGATTCCTTCGACTTCAGCTTCAGCGGCCTTAAGACCGCAGTAGCCAATTATATACGCTGTTGTCGGGAGAACCGGATACCAGCGCCCTACGAGGATACGGCGGCCGCCTTTCAGGAGGCCGTAGTCGATGTCCTGACAGATAAGACCATGAAGGCCGCCCTGCAATATAAGGTCAAAAATATTGTTGCGGCAGGCGGGGTAGCTTCTAATCGCCGTTTAAGGGAAGCCCTCGGCGCGGCCGCAAAAAAGGCCGGGGTTAAGGTCTTTATCCCGGAGCCGTCCCTTTGCACGGATAATGCCGCGATGATTGCGGTGGCCGGATACCATCGTTTCCGGAAAGGAGAGGTTTCCGGCCTAACCCTAGATGCCTATTCCAAAAATAGACCATGA
- a CDS encoding TetR/AcrR family transcriptional regulator: MKATDKHQKIIQAAVKIFARNGFFNSRISEIAKEANVADGTIYLYFNNKYDILISLFEEEMGEIITNMREELAKEENPLKQLEIFSRVHLKIVEENREMAEVLQVEIRQSSKFMKEYRNKKFAEYVNIISSIIKKGQEQGLIRKDVMPGIAKRAFFGALDEMSRFWILSPQKKYSTHTAAKQISDFFIRGIAVS, translated from the coding sequence GTGAAAGCCACCGACAAACATCAGAAGATTATCCAGGCCGCCGTTAAAATTTTTGCCCGGAACGGTTTTTTTAACTCGCGCATCTCAGAAATCGCCAAAGAAGCAAATGTGGCAGACGGCACGATATATCTTTATTTTAACAATAAATATGACATACTCATCTCCCTCTTTGAGGAAGAGATGGGGGAAATTATAACCAACATGCGGGAAGAACTGGCCAAAGAAGAAAACCCGCTCAAACAATTAGAGATTTTTTCCCGGGTTCACCTGAAAATCGTAGAAGAAAACAGAGAAATGGCCGAGGTGCTCCAGGTCGAAATCCGGCAGAGTAGTAAATTCATGAAGGAATATCGCAATAAAAAATTTGCCGAGTATGTAAATATAATCTCTTCCATTATAAAAAAAGGCCAGGAACAAGGCCTCATCCGCAAAGACGTCATGCCGGGCATAGCCAAGCGGGCTTTTTTCGGAGCCTTAGATGAAATGTCCCGTTTCTGGATACTCTCCCCTCAAAAAAAATACAGCACGCATACTGCAGCCAAACAGATCAGCGATTTCTTTATTCGCGGAATTGCTGTATCCTGA